One Vigna unguiculata cultivar IT97K-499-35 chromosome 7, ASM411807v1, whole genome shotgun sequence genomic region harbors:
- the LOC114192311 gene encoding germin-like protein subfamily 3 member 2 produces the protein MSSENALWFLLAIFSLSVAITLASDPDPVQDFCIPNPRFGAMKTAHAMHYILPCKNSSEATTEDFVFSGLRASGTFSDTGLAVVSASATNFPGLNTLGLSFARADIEVGGINPPHFHPRATELVHVVQGKVYAGFVDSSNRVFTRVLEKGEVMVLPKGLVHFMMNVGDEAATLFGSFNSQNPGIQKVPSALFGSGIDEELLQKAFGLSSKQIGSLRKKFDPKTAR, from the coding sequence ATGTCTTCAGAAAACGCCCTTTGGTTTTTGCTTGCCATTTTCTCCCTCAGTGTAGCCATAACCTTGGCCTCTGACCCTGATCCAGTTCAGGATTTCTGCATACCAAACCCAAGATTTGGTGCCATGAAAACAGCACATGCCATGCACTACATTCTCCCATGCAAGAACTCCTCCGAGGCCACCACCGAAGACTTCGTTTTCTCTGGTTTAAGAGCCTCAGGGACATTCTCAGACACAGGCCTTGCGGTGGTTTCAGCAAGCGCTACAAATTTTCCAGGGCTCAACACTTTGGGCTTGTCTTTTGCACGTGCAGACATAGAAGTCGGGGGCATTAACCCACCACATTTTCACCCTAGAGCCACCGAGCTGGTTCATGTGGTGCAAGGAAAAGTGTACGCAGGTTTTGTTGATTCAAGCAATAGGGTGTTTACTAGAGTGCTTGAAAAAGGAGAGGTCATGGTGCTCCCTAAAGGTCTGGTGCACTTCATGATGAATGTTGGTGATGAAGCTGCTACTTTGTTCGGAAGCTTCAATAGCCAAAACCCTGGTATTCAGAAGGTACCTTCTGCTTTGTTTGGTTCAGGAATTGATGAGGAGCTTCTGCAGAAGGCTTTTGGACTCAGTTCTAAGCAGATTGGGAGCTTGAGGAAAAAGTTTGATCCCAAGACTGCAAGGTAG